One part of the Candidatus Mancarchaeum acidiphilum genome encodes these proteins:
- the leuS gene encoding leucine--tRNA ligase: MIDHNSIQSKWLSEWEKAKLFESDVNDKEGILVTAAFPYVDMPLHIGHLRTYGTADFYARYKRMRGFNVLYPMAFHKTGTPILAISKRIASNEPEIIGVLKKLGVEDAEVIKKMSDPYFLADYFEKITEEGMRHAGFSVDWRRKFDSINPFFSKMVEWQFSKLNEKKLLVTGEHPVGWCPNEGNAVGQHDTKGDVQPEISKLVAIKFKDSSSDAYFACATYRPETIYGVTNLFVNPKVQYVIADMKGTKVYMSKEAFGILKYQFDMDAVSEISGEELLARKAINPMDGKEVPVLPGSFVKPDFATGVVMSVPSHAPFDYNELEKLKDSNYDTGVKYEDYIRCLETPDESKSSETPALQYLNGKKKEDGSYDVDAATKDIYRDELRKGTMLIGDYKGKGVNEARELISKDLTSSGKAFDVSIISNEEPVYCRCGARVVVHTVKNQWFINYGEKSWKEETKSYVPEMLIYPEKTRNAFMAAVDWIDLRAAERAQGLGTKFPLDNGHIIESLSDSTIYPMFYTISNTVLSSVAKPEQLNGDFFDYVVYGKLDANEVSKSTGIDYEVLKKCRDSFSYWYKFTSRHSASDLVFNHLTMYIYNHLAVFPEEYWPKQIVVNGLVNYEGVKMSKSLGNVIPIMKGIELYGADTLRFIEIVNSDLDQVAEFNTESVNSVNQKIDYLYSAVEKLKGMGSGELKAIDFWLYSKLNRKIRDATEMVEKFNLRDAYISIFYGSINELRYYLERGGDNSIVVSDFLSKVILMLSPVMPYNAEELWHLMGNDTFVSKQQWPEPEASLIDDSVEQLEGLLNSTIEDIANTMKLTSKMDANNGKSVKSAEIIVADDWKFKAYAKLKEYKSMSKVINLPEFSATSKESLSKYLSSLIKSVNSLSDLQYGSEDEYNTLNSSKDYIKSKLNNMFEVSVKKEAESDSGRAFRASPTSPAIILEWG; the protein is encoded by the coding sequence ATGATTGATCATAACAGCATACAGTCAAAGTGGCTATCTGAGTGGGAGAAAGCCAAATTATTCGAATCTGATGTCAATGACAAGGAAGGGATTTTGGTAACTGCAGCATTTCCATATGTGGATATGCCTCTTCATATAGGCCACCTTAGGACTTATGGCACAGCCGACTTCTACGCAAGATACAAGAGGATGAGAGGATTCAATGTCCTTTACCCTATGGCTTTCCATAAAACCGGAACGCCAATACTCGCAATATCAAAGAGGATTGCATCAAACGAGCCCGAAATAATAGGTGTGCTAAAGAAGCTGGGGGTGGAGGATGCCGAGGTCATCAAGAAGATGTCCGATCCTTACTTCCTGGCAGATTACTTTGAGAAGATAACCGAAGAAGGGATGAGGCATGCTGGGTTCAGCGTAGACTGGAGGAGAAAGTTCGATTCCATAAACCCTTTTTTCAGCAAGATGGTTGAATGGCAGTTCTCAAAGCTCAATGAGAAAAAGCTTTTGGTTACTGGGGAGCATCCAGTAGGGTGGTGCCCTAATGAGGGCAATGCTGTAGGGCAGCACGATACGAAGGGCGATGTACAGCCTGAAATATCAAAGCTGGTCGCAATAAAGTTCAAGGATTCAAGTTCCGATGCTTATTTCGCATGCGCCACATACAGGCCCGAAACAATATACGGAGTCACCAATCTTTTCGTAAACCCAAAGGTGCAATATGTCATAGCGGATATGAAGGGCACAAAGGTGTACATGAGCAAGGAAGCTTTCGGAATCCTAAAGTACCAGTTTGACATGGATGCGGTATCCGAGATAAGCGGGGAGGAACTTTTGGCAAGGAAAGCGATAAACCCAATGGACGGCAAGGAGGTGCCTGTATTGCCGGGATCCTTTGTGAAGCCGGATTTTGCAACAGGTGTAGTGATGAGTGTACCTTCGCATGCGCCTTTTGATTACAATGAGCTGGAAAAGCTGAAGGATTCAAATTATGATACAGGGGTAAAATACGAAGACTACATAAGGTGCCTTGAAACTCCGGACGAATCGAAGTCATCGGAGACACCTGCGCTGCAGTACCTAAACGGCAAGAAAAAGGAGGATGGAAGCTATGATGTTGATGCAGCAACAAAGGATATCTACAGGGACGAGCTGCGCAAAGGCACAATGTTAATAGGCGACTACAAGGGCAAAGGAGTAAATGAGGCGAGGGAATTAATAAGCAAGGACCTAACCTCAAGCGGCAAAGCATTTGACGTAAGCATAATATCAAACGAGGAGCCTGTGTATTGCAGGTGCGGTGCAAGGGTAGTCGTACACACGGTAAAGAACCAATGGTTCATAAATTACGGAGAAAAAAGCTGGAAAGAGGAGACAAAGAGCTATGTACCAGAGATGCTGATATACCCTGAAAAGACAAGAAACGCCTTTATGGCTGCCGTTGACTGGATAGACCTGAGGGCCGCGGAAAGGGCGCAGGGATTAGGCACAAAGTTCCCATTGGACAATGGCCACATAATAGAATCCCTCTCCGATTCCACAATATACCCAATGTTCTACACAATATCAAATACGGTGCTGTCAAGTGTGGCCAAGCCGGAACAGCTTAACGGAGACTTCTTTGATTATGTTGTTTACGGAAAGCTTGATGCCAACGAGGTGTCAAAATCGACAGGCATAGACTATGAGGTATTAAAGAAGTGCAGGGACTCATTCTCATACTGGTACAAGTTCACTTCAAGGCATTCAGCATCGGACCTGGTGTTTAACCACCTGACGATGTACATATATAACCATCTTGCAGTATTCCCAGAAGAGTATTGGCCAAAGCAGATAGTTGTCAATGGGTTGGTCAACTACGAAGGGGTAAAGATGAGCAAAAGCCTAGGCAATGTTATACCGATAATGAAAGGAATAGAGCTTTACGGGGCGGATACACTGAGGTTCATAGAGATAGTGAATTCAGACCTGGACCAGGTAGCTGAGTTTAACACCGAAAGCGTAAACAGCGTAAACCAGAAGATAGATTACCTGTATTCCGCAGTGGAGAAGCTTAAAGGCATGGGTTCAGGAGAACTAAAGGCAATAGACTTTTGGCTGTACTCGAAATTGAACAGGAAGATAAGAGATGCAACCGAAATGGTCGAGAAGTTCAACCTACGGGATGCCTACATATCGATATTCTACGGGTCCATCAATGAACTGAGGTACTACTTAGAAAGAGGAGGAGACAATTCAATAGTGGTGAGTGACTTCTTAAGCAAGGTAATACTGATGCTTTCACCTGTGATGCCTTACAATGCGGAAGAACTGTGGCATCTGATGGGCAACGACACATTCGTGTCAAAGCAGCAGTGGCCAGAGCCTGAAGCGAGCTTGATAGACGATTCGGTAGAGCAGCTTGAGGGCCTGCTGAACTCCACGATAGAAGACATAGCAAATACTATGAAATTGACATCAAAGATGGATGCCAACAATGGCAAATCGGTCAAGTCAGCGGAAATAATAGTTGCGGACGATTGGAAGTTCAAGGCATATGCCAAGCTGAAGGAGTACAAGAGCATGTCAAAGGTTATCAACCTGCCGGAATTCTCAGCAACAAGCAAGGAAAGCCTCTCAAAGTACCTGTCATCATTGATCAAGAGCGTAAATTCATTGTCTGATTTGCAATACGGATCTGAAGACGAATACAATACGCTGAATTCATCGAAGGACTACATAAAATCCAAACTAAATAACATGTTCGAGGTATCGGTAAAGAAAGAGGCGGAATCAGATTCGGGCAGGGCATTCCGGGCTTCCCCAACAAGCCCCGCCATAATCCTGGAGTGGGGCTGA